The following proteins are co-located in the Nerophis lumbriciformis linkage group LG22, RoL_Nlum_v2.1, whole genome shotgun sequence genome:
- the LOC133615446 gene encoding sodium-dependent neutral amino acid transporter B(0)AT2-like, translating to MTEKPSLNGGEDSQWLGDGQSESEIALSSDENNADNGDRPAWDSKIQYVLAQVGFSVGLGNVWRFPYLCHKNGGGAFMLLYVFLLLVVGVPLFFMELAAGQSIRQGSIGVWKHISPKLAGIGYSSCLVCFYVALYYNVIIAWSLFYMGNSFQYPLPWHHCPIDVATNNTVKECAQSSPTSFFWFRKALNISNSIEESGEFNSIMTGCLLAAWTIVSLAMIKGIKSSAKVMYFSSVFPYVVLFIFLIRGLMLDGAVEGITYMFYPRLEIWGNMQVWRQAATQVFFALGLGYGSVIAYSSYNPVQNNCHRDALMVSGINFMTSVLASLVVFVILGFRAKNIAKDCVAGNLGLLSATSTQGQYQHWWPWFNMTDPSSVLVEDYREWYSHYGAMLSQNITDCSLENEMNKGVEGTGLAFIAFTEVMALFPASPFWSTLFFLMLLNLGLSTMFGTMQGILTPLMDNFKLLGRHRTLLTVCSCAVGFLIGLLFTQRSGNYFVAMFDDYSATLPLIIVVIFETISVSWVYGTDRFLDDIEDMLKWRPPVVYKYLWKYVCLLAMIGLLTASLLRMVFKRPTYTAWNQSTGSEMTLEYPSWALAMIVLLILLASLPVPIGYIHATLQHRWLPNAHAEEAGGQDVRRDLYTKCSSAEQLDSNSHQVTPEEDGVRSRTTFLPVGSEHYHLLSQQEEEEEQDTGV from the exons ATG ACAGAGAAACCTTCCTTGAATGGCGGCGAGGACAGCCAGTGGCTGGGCGACGGTCAGTCCGAGTCAGAAATCGCACTCAGTTCTGACGAGAATAATGCCGACAATGGAGACCGGCCGGCTTGGGACTCCAAGATCCAGTATGTGTTGGCCCAGGTGGGCTTCAGTGTGGGCTTAGGAAACGTGTGGAGATTCCCCTACCTTTGTCACAAGAATGGAGGAG GGGCCTTCATGCTGTtgtatgtttttcttcttctggTGGTTGGCGTTCCGCTCTTCTTCATGGAGTTGGCAGCCGGCCAGAGCATTCGGCAGGGAAGCATCGGCGTCTGGAAGCATATCTCCCCCAAACTGGCTGGCATCGGCTACTCCAGCTGCTTG GTGTGCTTTTATGTGGCTCTTTACTACAATGTGATTATTGCATGGAGCCTTTTCTACATGGGCAACTCCTTCCAGTATCCTTTGCCTTGGCATCACTGTCCCATTGACGTGGCCACCAATAACACAG TGAAAGAATGTGCACAAAGTTCGCCAACATCCTTTTTCTGGTTTCGGAAAGCTCTGAACATCTCTAATTCCATCGAGGAATCGGGAGAGTTTAATTCTATCATGACGGGATGTTTATTGGCTGCATGGACCATCGTTTCCTTAGCCATGATTAAGGGGATCAAGTCGTCTGCAAAG GTGATGTACTTCTCCTCAGTGTTTCCCTACGTGGTGCTCTTCATTTTCCTCATCAGAGGGTTGATGTTGGATGGAGCAGTAGAGGGAATCACATATATGTTCTATCCCAGA TTGGAGATTTGGGGGAACATGCAGGTGTGGCGACAGGCTGCCACTCAAGTGTTTTTCGCCCTAGGGCTGGGTTACGGCTCGGTCATCGCATATTCTTCTTACAATCCGGTCCAAAACAACTGCCACAGGGATGCTTTGATGGTCTCGGGCATCAACTTCATGACGTCCGTGTTGGCCTCGCTTGTGGTTTTCGTCATCTTGGGTTTTCGAGCCAAGAACATCGCAAAGGACTGCGTGGCTGG AAATCTCGGCCTCCTCAGCGCCACTTCGACCCAGGGACAGTACCAACACTGGTGGCCTTGGTTCAACATGACAGATCCAAGCTCTGTGCTTGTAGAAGACTACAGAGAGTGGTACAGCCACTATGGCGCCATGCTAAGTCAGAACATCACCGACTGCAGTTTGGAGAATGAGATGAACAAG GGAGTGGAGGGGACAGGACTGGCCTTCATAGCGTTCACTGAGGTGATGGCTCTCTTCCCAGCCAGCCCTTTCTGGTCTACCTTGTTTTTCCTAATGCTGCTCAACCTGGGCCTCAGCACCATGTTTGGGACCATGCAGGGAATCCTTACACCTCTCATGGACAATTTCAAGCTGCTGGGACGCCACCGCACTTTGCTCACTG TGTGCAGCTGCGCTGTGGGCTTCTTGATAGGACTTCTCTTCACTCAGCGCTCAGGCAACTATTTTGTGGCCATGTTTGACGATTATTCTGCCACGCTGCCGTTGATTATCGTTGTCATCTTCGAAACCATCAGTGTATCCTGGGTCTATGGTACAGATCG TTTTCTGGATGATATTGAAGACATGCTTAAATGGCGCCCTCCAGTGGTATACAAATATCTTTGGAAGTATGTGTGCTTGCTGGCCATGATCGGACTTTTGACTGCCAGTTTGTTGAGAATGGTCTTTAAAAGGCCCACATACACAGCCTGGAATCAAAGCACG GGCTCTGAGATGACGTTGGAGTACCCCAGCTGGGCGCTGGCTATGATAGTGCTGCTTATACTCCTTGCCAGCCTGCCCGTGCCAATCGGCTACATCCATGCCACTCTGCAGCACCGCTGGCTGCCCAACGCCCACGCCGAGGAGGCGGGCGGTCAGGACGTGCGCCGCGACTTGTACACCAAGTGCAGCTCTGCCGAGCAGCTGGATTCCAACTCCCACCAAGTTACCCCCGAGGAAGATGGCGTTCGTTCCAGGACGACCTTCCTGCCGGTGGGCAGTGAACATTATCACCTCCTGTCccaacaggaggaagaggaggagcaggACACCGGGGTGTGA